A window of Garra rufa chromosome 16, GarRuf1.0, whole genome shotgun sequence contains these coding sequences:
- the rnf103 gene encoding E3 ubiquitin-protein ligase RNF103 has protein sequence MWWKLFFLLLYFFMLFILARFFEAIVWYETGIFATQLVDPVTLSFKKLKTILECRGLGYSGLAEKRDVRELVENSGELMQGELYSALKNEKEQVGSDSSTTFSGEMHFYELVEDTKDGIWLVQVIAQDRNPLLSTANWGKMVQKVSQFGIRTGTFNCSSDSRYCHKRGWMKSTLIMSVPQTNASKGKVMLKEYNGRRIETEHIFKWMTAHVASRIKTIRFSEQLIDDWYQMEKQPVKMFLFARLLQPPAFFSALSIKFTGRIEFIFVDVRNWDNTTCLEEIGVQQMPSYILKTPEGIYRYGNSTGEFISLHAMDAFLRSVQPEVNDLFILSLVMVNLMAWMDLFITQGATIKRFVVLISTLGTYNSLLIISWLPILGFLQLPYLDNFYEYSLKLLRYADTTTVASWVRADWTFYSSHPALFLSTYLAHGLLIDYFEKKRRCSNEDQNANNLEWLSSLWDWYTSYLVHPIASFQNFESDWDDDPNFLLERLAFPDLWLHPLVPIDYIKNLPTWKFRLAQSEGPNRVDRDDRQKAMTNPNGGSSGDQEVHHCRSEVLDANDRCSAATKSEESWSGGEEQDTDWSQWPCGMLHCTECVVCLENFETDCLVMGLPCGHVFHQQCIVVWLAGGRHCCPVCRWPSYKKRPTRQHATERLEPE, from the exons ATGTGGTGGAAACTCTTTTTTCTGCTTCTGTATTTTTTCATGTTATTCATTCTGGCTCGGTTTTTCGAAGCCATCGTCTGGTATGAGACGGGAATTTTCGCCACTCAGCTGGTGGATCCGGTGACTTTGAGTTTTAAGAAACTCAAAACCATTCTGGAGTGTCGTGGACTGGGATACTCAGGCCTGGCAGAGAAGAGGGATGTGAGGGAACTGGTGGAAAACTCGG GGGAGCTGATGCAAGGGGAGCTCTACTCCGCTCTCAAGAATGAGAAGGAGCAAGTGGGATCTGACTCCAGCACCACTTTCAGTGGAGAAATGCACTTTTATGAATTAGTGGAAGACACTAAAGATGGTATCTGGTTAGTTCAG gtaATAGCCCAAGATAGAAATCCACTGTTGAGCACTGCCAACTGGGGCAAAATGGTACAGAAAGTTTCTCAGTTTGGCATTCGAACAGGCACTTTCAACTGCTCAAGTGACTCAAG GTATTGCCATAAACGTGGCTGGATGAAGTCCACCCTCATCATGTCTGTCCCGCAGACAAATGCATCCAAAGGAAAGGTCATGTTGAAGGAGTACAATGGCAGACGCATCGAAACAGAGCACATCTTTAAATGGATGACTGCTCATGTCGCCTCTCGCATCAAAACCATACGTTTCTCTGAGCAATTAATAGACGACTGGTATCAGATGGAAAAGCAACCAGTAAAGATGTTCTTGTTTGCCAGACTGCTTCAGCCCCCAGCGTTTTTCTCAGCTCTCAGCATTAAATTCACAGGGCGCATCGAGTTCATCTTCGTCGATGTGCGCAACTGGGACAACACTACCTGTCTGGAAGAGATTGGGGTTCAGCAAATGCCCTCATACATTCTCAAAACACCAGAAGGCATCTACAGATACGGCAATAGCACCGGGGAATTCATTTCGTTGCATGCCATGGATGCATTTCTTCGGTCCGTACAGCCAGAAGTCAATGACTTGTTCATTTTGAGCTTGGTAATGGTCAATCTAATGGCTTGGATGGACCTTTTTATTACACAGGGAGCCACCATAAAACGCTTTGTGGTTTTAATCAGCACGCTAGGGACTTATAATTCCTTACTCATCATTTCCTGGCTGCCCATCCTCGGTTTTCTTCAGCTTCCATACCTGGATAACTTTTACGAGTACAGCCTGAAACTGTTGCGTTACGCAGACACCACTACTGTCGCCTCGTGGGTCCGGGCCGACTGGACCTTCTATTCTTCTCATCCCGCTCTCTTCCTCAGCACTTATCTAGCCCATGGCCTTCTCATCGACTACTTTGAGAAGAAAAGAAGATGTAGCAACGAAGACCAAAATGCAAACAACCTAGAGTGGTTGTCAAGTCTCTGGGATTGGTACACCAGCTACTTAGTACATCCCATTGCCTCGTTCCAGAACTTTGAGTCAGACTGGGACGACGATCCCAATTTCCTTTTGGAAAGATTGGCATTCCCAGACCTCTGGCTTCACCCGCTTGTTCCAATAGACTACATCAAGAACCTGCCCACTTGGAAGTTCAGACTCGCACAATCTGAGGGGCCCAACCGAGTGGACCGTGACGACCGACAAAAAGCCATGACAAACCCAAATGGCGGCTCCAGCGGGGACCAGGAAGTACATCACTGCAGATCAGAGGTTCTTGACGCTAATGACAGATGTTCAGCTGCAACGAAGTCAGAAGAGTCGTGGTCTGGTGGAGAGGAACAGGACACTGATTGGTCTCAGTGGCCTTGTGGCATGCTCCACTGCACAGAGTGTGTTGTGTGTCTTGAGAACTTTGAAACGGATTGCCTTGTCATGGGTTTGCCGTGTGGCCATGTTTTTCACCAGCAGTGCATCGTGGTCTGGCTGGCTGGTGGGCGGCACTGTTGCCCTGTGTGCCGGTGGCCATCGTACAAGAAAAGACCCACAAGACAACATGCAACTGAACGGCTCGAACCAGAATAG